In the Thermodesulfobacteriota bacterium genome, one interval contains:
- a CDS encoding D-sedoheptulose 7-phosphate isomerase, whose product MKERIISRLRESADIKLRFAKESVAEVQEAASTIIKSLRSGGKVLIFGNGGSAADSQHIAAEFVNRYSKLRKALPALALTTDSSILTSVPNDGSFDDVFSRQIEALGVKGDVAWGITTSGKSENVLKAFKTAGTMGLKTIAFTGQDRSRVEKAVDCCVSVPSKSTPRVQELHITLAHIVCELVEESLAAKKEPSRKEAPKAET is encoded by the coding sequence ATGAAGGAACGTATTATATCGAGACTCAGGGAAAGCGCCGATATAAAGCTCCGCTTCGCGAAGGAATCCGTGGCGGAGGTGCAGGAAGCCGCTTCGACCATAATCAAGTCGCTGAGGTCGGGCGGGAAGGTGCTGATCTTCGGCAACGGGGGGAGCGCGGCCGACTCGCAGCATATCGCGGCCGAATTCGTGAACAGGTACTCTAAGTTAAGGAAGGCGCTCCCGGCCCTTGCGCTTACGACCGACTCTTCCATACTCACGTCCGTACCCAACGACGGCTCCTTCGACGACGTGTTTTCGCGGCAGATCGAAGCGCTCGGGGTCAAGGGGGATGTAGCCTGGGGCATAACCACGAGCGGGAAATCGGAAAACGTGCTCAAAGCCTTCAAGACCGCCGGGACAATGGGGCTGAAAACGATCGCTTTCACGGGGCAGGACAGGAGCAGGGTCGAAAAGGCGGTCGACTGCTGCGTAAGCGTCCCTTCCAAGTCCACCCCCAGGGTGCAGGAGCTCCACATTACGCTCGCGCACATAGTATGCGAGCTCGTTGAGGAGTCGCTTGCCGCGAAGAAGGAGCCTTCCAGGAAAGAGGCGCCCAAGGCCGAGACCTGA
- a CDS encoding DNA gyrase inhibitor YacG: protein MPVETRCPKCGKLSPWEGNKWRPFCSERCKMADLGAWVTEGYRIPGGHDDVGEPDENAHDDEEDE, encoded by the coding sequence GTGCCCGTGGAAACGAGATGCCCCAAGTGCGGCAAGCTTTCTCCCTGGGAAGGGAATAAGTGGAGGCCCTTCTGCTCCGAGAGGTGCAAGATGGCCGACCTCGGCGCGTGGGTGACCGAAGGCTACAGGATACCGGGCGGCCATGATGACGTCGGGGAACCCGATGAAAACGCCCACGACGATGAAGAGGATGAATAG
- the efp gene encoding elongation factor P yields the protein MAVVQTNQFHKGLKIEYEGGIWEIIEYSHSKMAQRSAVMKTKIRNVVTGAVQEKNFRSGDSFRVPDTERKSMQFLYKDEIGFHFMDLETYEQNTLSAAQVGEVASFIKEQQEVTVLYFNGEPMGVELPTAVELEIKDTEPGMRGDTVTGATKPAVLETGATIQVPLFIDVGDVIKVDTRTGAYLERMKKK from the coding sequence ATGGCAGTAGTACAGACTAATCAGTTCCATAAAGGCCTCAAGATAGAATACGAGGGCGGGATATGGGAGATAATCGAATACAGTCATTCCAAGATGGCGCAGAGGAGCGCCGTAATGAAGACTAAAATAAGAAACGTGGTAACGGGGGCCGTCCAGGAGAAGAACTTCAGGTCGGGCGATTCTTTCCGCGTGCCCGATACGGAGAGGAAGTCGATGCAGTTCCTCTATAAAGACGAGATCGGGTTTCACTTCATGGACCTCGAAACATACGAGCAGAACACACTGAGCGCGGCCCAGGTGGGAGAGGTGGCGAGCTTCATTAAAGAGCAGCAGGAGGTGACGGTCCTCTATTTCAACGGCGAGCCCATGGGAGTCGAGCTCCCGACGGCGGTCGAGCTCGAGATAAAGGACACTGAGCCCGGCATGAGGGGCGACACCGTCACAGGAGCGACGAAACCCGCCGTGCTCGAAACAGGCGCCACGATTCAGGTACCCTTGTTTATAGATGTCGGAGACGTAATAAAGGTCGATACAAGGACAGGGGCGTATCTGGAGAGAATGAAAAAGAAATAG
- a CDS encoding sigma-70 family RNA polymerase sigma factor, whose translation MDIDIELMLRTKSGDDGAFSELMRRHYKGVVNYIYRYTNLKENSEDLAQEVFLRIYKSRKSYRPDAKFSTWLYKIATNVSLTHVRKKNVSLSLDELNDEKGEIGDPELDIADDLIYRKEIKDVIFEAMESLPEREKVAIMLCKYEGLSYEEVSQVLECTVGAVKAYVHRGRMKLIERLKPYLPGGGEYGV comes from the coding sequence ATGGACATTGACATTGAGCTTATGCTGAGGACAAAGTCTGGGGACGACGGTGCATTCAGCGAATTGATGAGGAGGCATTACAAAGGGGTTGTGAATTATATATACAGATATACAAATCTCAAAGAAAATTCCGAGGACCTCGCCCAGGAGGTTTTCCTGAGAATTTACAAATCCAGGAAGAGCTACAGGCCCGACGCCAAGTTCTCGACGTGGCTCTACAAGATCGCGACCAACGTGAGCCTCACGCACGTAAGGAAAAAGAACGTAAGCCTGAGCCTGGACGAGCTCAACGACGAGAAGGGCGAAATCGGGGACCCGGAGCTCGATATCGCCGACGATCTGATCTACAGAAAGGAGATAAAGGACGTAATATTTGAGGCTATGGAGTCTTTGCCTGAGAGGGAGAAAGTTGCTATTATGCTCTGTAAATACGAGGGGCTCTCTTACGAAGAGGTCTCCCAGGTGCTCGAGTGCACCGTGGGCGCGGTCAAGGCCTACGTTCACAGGGGCAGGATGAAGCTGATAGAAAGGCTTAAGCCTTACTTGCCCGGAGGAGGAGAGTATGGAGTGTAG
- a CDS encoding zf-HC2 domain-containing protein, producing the protein MECRDYRELIIGYSSGDLPDAERSSVEAHIGGCEECRLYLSRSERVWDLLDGWQGVEPRSDFVSGFWVRVAREERESGSGFFARFKKLKFNLALAGALATVIIVGMFTFVLFKPDSGFRGYAENDAEDEQILLELDSATSRETADALSIYGPWENRVEIMKINGYGDMN; encoded by the coding sequence ATGGAGTGTAGGGATTACAGGGAGCTCATAATCGGCTACTCTTCAGGCGATTTGCCCGACGCCGAAAGATCTTCGGTCGAGGCTCATATAGGCGGATGCGAGGAGTGCAGGCTCTACCTCTCACGGTCAGAGCGCGTCTGGGATCTTCTCGACGGCTGGCAGGGGGTCGAGCCCCGGAGCGACTTCGTTTCGGGCTTCTGGGTGCGCGTGGCCCGTGAAGAGAGGGAGTCGGGCTCGGGCTTCTTCGCCCGCTTTAAAAAGCTCAAGTTCAACCTCGCCCTCGCAGGCGCTCTCGCGACGGTGATTATAGTGGGGATGTTTACGTTCGTATTATTCAAACCGGATTCCGGATTCAGGGGCTATGCCGAAAATGACGCCGAGGACGAGCAGATACTGCTCGAGCTTGACAGCGCCACATCTAGGGAGACCGCTGATGCGTTGTCCATATACGGCCCGTGGGAAAACAGGGTCGAAATCATGAAAATAAACGGCTACGGAGATATGAATTGA